A region from the Vibrio sp. SS-MA-C1-2 genome encodes:
- a CDS encoding ABC transporter substrate-binding protein, giving the protein MKIYQKVGLLLFSSLTLFGCDKSSETREDNHIVLSLDWTPNTNHTGFYVAKELGYYHDVGIDLEIVQPHQSSANQLVDSKQVDFGITTGYSHLRSVDNGLAVVNIATILPVHTSSFYSLAETPLNKVEDFEGKTYVGWSSPLVDGIFNTMMTSLGKKGTDIQQVVSSNGDIISLLEQQQGDFVWGYDGWQGVEAKLRGIDIVTFSLNDVLGGEANIGFSPPEPIIITHSDTLKSNAELVNTFISATRKGFEYAVNHPKKAADLLLKQAPELRADLVYASQEYLSPLYLADNQWGHNDKVRWQQFSDWMYNENMIDKLLTTEQFIWSESYPDKAQ; this is encoded by the coding sequence ATGAAAATTTATCAAAAAGTTGGCCTGTTATTATTCTCGAGTTTAACGTTATTTGGTTGTGATAAATCGTCTGAAACCAGGGAAGATAACCATATAGTATTAAGCTTAGATTGGACGCCGAATACCAATCATACGGGATTCTATGTTGCTAAAGAGCTTGGATATTATCATGATGTTGGGATTGATTTAGAAATTGTTCAGCCGCATCAAAGTAGTGCTAATCAATTAGTTGACTCAAAACAAGTCGATTTTGGAATAACAACGGGCTATTCACATCTTCGTTCTGTCGACAATGGTCTAGCGGTAGTTAATATTGCCACGATTCTTCCGGTTCATACGTCCAGCTTTTACTCTCTAGCTGAAACGCCATTAAACAAGGTTGAGGATTTTGAAGGTAAAACTTACGTTGGCTGGTCTAGTCCGCTGGTGGATGGGATTTTTAATACTATGATGACATCTTTAGGTAAAAAGGGGACAGATATTCAACAAGTGGTCTCATCAAATGGTGACATCATCTCGTTATTAGAGCAGCAACAAGGGGACTTTGTTTGGGGATATGACGGCTGGCAAGGGGTTGAAGCCAAATTGCGCGGTATCGATATTGTAACCTTCTCGTTGAATGATGTTTTGGGAGGAGAGGCGAATATTGGATTTTCTCCGCCAGAACCCATTATTATCACCCATTCTGATACGCTTAAATCAAATGCTGAATTAGTGAATACGTTTATTTCTGCTACCCGAAAAGGGTTTGAGTATGCAGTCAACCACCCCAAGAAAGCAGCCGATTTATTGTTAAAGCAAGCCCCTGAGTTGCGTGCTGATTTAGTTTATGCGAGCCAAGAATATCTATCACCACTCTACTTGGCGGATAATCAATGGGGTCATAATGATAAAGTACGTTGGCAACAATTCTCTGACTGGATGTATAACGAAAATATGATTGATAAACTTCTGACTACAGAACAATTTATCTGGTCAGAAAGTTATCCAGATAAGGCTCAATAA
- a CDS encoding thiamine-binding protein, giving the protein MSYSLSLKYITQKSEKYSAYDSVDQVLACIAKSGLTHTIGVSETTVTSDNFDLILQLLKEVESISRAESPTGFMLLANVTYASYEQDMVEKMQRVERFSGE; this is encoded by the coding sequence ATGTCTTACTCACTTTCATTAAAATATATCACTCAAAAATCCGAAAAATATTCAGCTTATGATAGCGTGGATCAAGTTTTAGCCTGTATAGCAAAAAGTGGCTTGACCCATACTATTGGCGTCAGTGAAACGACCGTCACGTCTGATAATTTTGATCTGATTTTACAATTACTCAAAGAGGTAGAATCGATTTCTCGTGCTGAATCACCAACCGGATTTATGTTGTTGGCAAATGTGACTTATGCCAGCTATGAACAGGATATGGTTGAAAAAATGCAACGTGTTGAAAGATTTTCAGGAGAGTAA
- a CDS encoding sulfatase, producing MTTITQPNILFILIDDMGYKDLGCFGSDFYETPYLDALAKKSIRFTNGYAASPVCSPTRAAFLTGKHPTRLGITQWLGGTSQGRLCDVPTVDHLATSHTSLAQALKDGGYKTWHVGKWHLSTHDKHRFKYYPDKHGFDLNIGGCDWGHPKQGYFSPYGIETLQDGPKGEYLTDRLTDEAINLIQTVNDQPWFMQLSHYAVHTPIQCHQALITKYQKKAKRLGRNEGNAFVVGDHFPCQHKQDERIVRRVMQSDPTYAAMIENLDWNIGRTLEALELNGQRDNTIVIFYSDNGGLATAEGSPTSNAPLAEGKGWLADGGIREPLIISWPEKIKQPRIETSLLTTMDFFPTLLQCAGLPPMPSAHLDGISFAGLLSDSPDENFERGPLFWQYPHYSNQGGTPSIALREHDWKLVFFYEDNATMLFNLTDDISEANNIAKFHPERVNKMLDKIKAWEQDMSAQIPQPNKHYIDIRTNY from the coding sequence ATGACAACCATCACTCAACCTAATATATTATTTATCTTAATTGATGATATGGGTTATAAAGATCTTGGCTGTTTTGGCAGTGATTTTTATGAAACGCCTTATTTAGATGCATTGGCTAAAAAGAGCATTAGGTTTACCAATGGTTATGCAGCAAGTCCTGTTTGCTCTCCAACCCGCGCTGCATTTTTAACGGGGAAACACCCAACTAGACTTGGGATTACTCAGTGGTTAGGTGGAACATCTCAAGGTCGTTTATGTGATGTTCCCACGGTTGATCATCTTGCCACGTCCCATACATCTTTAGCTCAAGCATTAAAGGATGGCGGTTATAAAACTTGGCATGTCGGTAAATGGCATTTAAGTACTCATGATAAACATCGGTTTAAATACTACCCAGACAAACACGGTTTTGATCTTAATATTGGAGGTTGTGATTGGGGGCATCCTAAGCAAGGATATTTTTCACCATATGGGATAGAAACATTACAAGATGGACCCAAAGGTGAATATTTAACAGACAGATTAACCGATGAGGCAATTAACCTGATCCAAACGGTTAATGATCAGCCTTGGTTTATGCAATTATCGCATTATGCGGTTCACACACCAATTCAATGCCATCAAGCATTGATAACTAAATATCAAAAAAAGGCGAAAAGGTTAGGCAGAAACGAAGGTAATGCCTTTGTTGTTGGCGACCATTTCCCTTGCCAACATAAACAAGATGAACGAATTGTTCGAAGGGTGATGCAAAGTGATCCAACTTATGCGGCAATGATTGAAAATTTAGACTGGAATATTGGTCGAACCCTAGAAGCATTGGAGTTAAATGGTCAACGAGATAATACCATTGTGATATTTTACAGTGATAATGGAGGCTTAGCGACTGCCGAAGGATCACCAACCTCCAATGCGCCATTAGCTGAAGGAAAAGGTTGGCTTGCTGATGGTGGGATCAGAGAGCCACTGATTATTAGTTGGCCAGAAAAGATCAAGCAACCTCGTATTGAAACCTCACTGCTAACCACCATGGATTTTTTTCCAACCCTGTTACAATGTGCCGGTCTTCCACCTATGCCAAGTGCTCATCTAGATGGTATCAGTTTTGCTGGCTTACTTTCCGATTCCCCGGATGAGAACTTTGAAAGAGGTCCACTGTTTTGGCAGTATCCTCACTATTCAAATCAAGGTGGAACCCCCTCTATTGCGCTTCGTGAACATGATTGGAAGCTGGTTTTCTTTTATGAAGATAACGCTACCATGCTATTCAACTTAACCGATGACATATCAGAAGCTAACAATATTGCTAAATTTCATCCAGAGCGAGTCAATAAAATGTTGGACAAAATAAAAGCATGGGAGCAAGATATGTCTGCTCAAATTCCTCAACCAAATAAACACTATATTGATATTAGAACAAACTACTAG
- a CDS encoding ABC transporter permease, which produces MQTTSMKILSSTLFIILILVITPFFSGGALIFYHYSAANEWVMSQSVQHSLLAIKQFLASDLSVLLHHSYYSIVLLFSGLLCSVVVAVLLLWLTSLSRRCDKVILPVVIMGQAIPSVALAPIIISYFGLGFVPKILFVATFSFFPIFFYANSFLKSQPKEWQKFHLLLGLNKNQRFWRIDLWHALPSLATGLRLSLTYSFGTVIFVEWLGGKYGLGIYLARALSSFSSLRVTIIACYVTLMALLLVKFARWCEKRIIYWQ; this is translated from the coding sequence ATGCAAACAACTTCAATGAAGATCTTATCTTCAACTCTTTTTATTATTTTAATTCTTGTTATTACTCCATTTTTTTCTGGTGGCGCTTTAATTTTTTATCATTATTCGGCTGCTAATGAGTGGGTAATGAGTCAATCAGTACAACACAGCCTTCTTGCTATCAAGCAGTTCTTGGCGAGTGATCTTAGTGTGTTGCTGCATCACTCCTATTATTCTATTGTACTCCTTTTTTCTGGTCTGCTTTGCTCTGTTGTGGTGGCTGTTTTACTTCTCTGGCTAACTTCACTTTCCCGTCGTTGTGATAAAGTGATTTTGCCCGTTGTGATTATGGGGCAGGCGATACCATCTGTTGCATTAGCTCCTATTATTATTAGCTATTTTGGCTTGGGCTTTGTACCTAAAATTTTATTTGTTGCAACGTTTAGCTTCTTTCCCATCTTTTTTTATGCCAATAGTTTTTTAAAATCTCAACCCAAAGAATGGCAAAAGTTTCATTTGTTATTAGGGCTGAATAAAAATCAACGATTTTGGCGAATTGATCTCTGGCATGCGCTCCCTTCATTAGCGACGGGTCTGAGACTTTCATTAACTTACAGTTTTGGTACGGTAATATTTGTTGAGTGGTTGGGGGGAAAGTACGGCTTAGGTATTTATCTTGCTCGGGCACTAAGTAGCTTTTCATCCCTGCGAGTCACGATTATTGCCTGTTATGTCACATTAATGGCGTTGCTGTTAGTCAAGTTTGCCCGTTGGTGTGAAAAGAGAATTATTTACTGGCAATAA
- a CDS encoding solute:sodium symporter family transporter gives MFTFISAVAFMAFVAYYSWKKTKGQVDTANGYFLAGNGLTSLFIAGSLLLTNISTEQLIGQSGATYHGNLTVIAFEVWAIRGIILLACLFLPMYLGGAFSTVPSFLQSRYGESTRKMVSSLFMFGYIFVWSPTVLYGGSLALMKILNIEIWLGLSQIQALWLVTIIVGFIGAIYAVTGGLRAVAISDTLNGIGLLIIGLLVPIFGLMAASDQFNMPVIDVLHRIATTNTEKLNAIGLGAEADAIPISAVFTGLMVMATFYWATNQFVIQRALGAESLKSGQRGLLTSGFFKMIVPIIAMFPGILAFHMYGDGLSPRDIAYPTLVSDVLPAPLLGLFIAVLLGAIFSTYNSLLNSAATLFAMDIYLPLKKEKVSDEKLIRVSKIFAIICAVFTIIAAPMLLNAPDGLFIFLQKFTGFIAVPICTLVLMGLFTKKLRIPAVAANTVICFHVITYWFLVWGAKYVGIEVNIHWMHIFALLFCIEVSTLTIWALVAPAQKRSLAEYKPKVNMLPWKYAMLTSMILISLAILIFILLSPVGLAYSDAVLSPTFHTWFAPALIICVALCFVAHRYVQPKYAAYIIRNYVDRESSSDSVELNTQTSLDEDCV, from the coding sequence ATGTTCACATTTATAAGTGCGGTTGCATTTATGGCCTTTGTTGCCTACTACAGTTGGAAAAAAACAAAAGGTCAAGTTGATACCGCTAATGGCTATTTTTTAGCTGGAAATGGCTTAACCAGCTTATTCATTGCAGGCTCATTATTACTAACCAATATATCTACAGAACAGTTAATCGGACAATCGGGGGCGACTTATCACGGTAACTTGACCGTCATTGCTTTCGAAGTTTGGGCAATAAGAGGAATTATTTTATTAGCCTGTCTTTTTTTACCTATGTATTTAGGTGGGGCATTTTCTACCGTACCTTCTTTTTTACAATCACGTTATGGTGAAAGCACACGTAAAATGGTGAGCAGTCTATTTATGTTCGGCTACATTTTTGTATGGTCGCCAACCGTCCTGTACGGGGGCTCCTTGGCGCTAATGAAAATATTAAATATTGAGATTTGGTTAGGCTTATCACAAATTCAAGCTTTATGGTTAGTCACCATTATTGTTGGTTTTATTGGTGCTATTTATGCGGTCACTGGAGGTTTACGTGCCGTTGCAATCTCTGACACCTTAAATGGTATTGGTTTATTGATTATTGGCTTACTGGTTCCTATTTTTGGTTTAATGGCTGCCAGTGATCAATTTAATATGCCCGTTATAGATGTATTACACCGTATCGCGACAACAAATACCGAAAAACTCAACGCCATAGGATTAGGTGCTGAAGCCGATGCAATTCCAATCTCGGCGGTATTTACCGGCTTAATGGTCATGGCAACATTCTATTGGGCGACCAACCAATTTGTCATTCAACGAGCATTAGGGGCTGAAAGCTTAAAATCAGGGCAGCGTGGTTTACTTACTTCTGGCTTCTTTAAAATGATTGTCCCTATTATTGCAATGTTCCCAGGCATTCTTGCATTTCACATGTATGGTGATGGGCTTTCACCACGAGATATTGCCTACCCCACTTTAGTGAGTGATGTATTACCAGCTCCGCTTTTAGGGCTATTTATTGCCGTGCTTTTAGGCGCGATTTTCTCAACCTATAACTCATTACTCAATTCTGCGGCTACTCTCTTTGCGATGGATATTTACCTTCCTCTTAAAAAAGAGAAAGTCAGTGATGAGAAACTAATTAGAGTCTCTAAGATTTTTGCAATTATCTGTGCCGTATTTACGATCATTGCTGCACCCATGTTATTAAATGCGCCCGATGGATTATTTATCTTCTTGCAAAAATTCACCGGCTTTATTGCTGTCCCCATTTGTACTTTGGTCTTAATGGGATTATTTACTAAGAAATTACGTATTCCTGCTGTGGCTGCAAATACGGTTATTTGTTTTCACGTTATTACCTACTGGTTCTTAGTCTGGGGAGCCAAATATGTAGGTATTGAAGTGAATATCCATTGGATGCACATTTTTGCACTACTTTTCTGTATTGAAGTTTCAACCCTGACTATTTGGGCTCTTGTCGCACCAGCACAAAAACGTTCTCTGGCTGAATATAAGCCCAAAGTGAACATGTTGCCTTGGAAATATGCCATGCTAACCAGTATGATCCTTATCTCTCTGGCTATCTTGATATTTATCCTATTATCACCCGTTGGTCTCGCTTATTCTGATGCGGTATTATCTCCGACATTCCATACTTGGTTTGCACCAGCGTTAATTATCTGTGTCGCCCTTTGCTTTGTTGCCCATCGATATGTACAACCTAAATATGCTGCTTATATCATTAGAAATTATGTTGATAGAGAGAGTTCATCTGATTCTGTTGAACTGAATACACAAACGTCATTAGATGAGGATTGCGTATGA
- a CDS encoding ATP-binding cassette domain-containing protein, whose product MTTLVFKMDNVSFSYDKYPLIKKFSLAVNEGEWLSIVGRSGIGKTTLLNLINQELIPSNGVINVTEAIAYLTQHPLLLPWLNVEQNINFVQKPVYPWSKKSQLIVINS is encoded by the coding sequence ATGACCACTTTGGTATTTAAAATGGATAACGTCAGCTTTTCTTATGATAAATATCCTTTAATCAAAAAATTCAGTTTAGCTGTCAATGAAGGGGAGTGGTTGTCGATTGTTGGTCGTTCGGGCATTGGGAAAACGACATTACTGAACTTGATTAACCAAGAGTTGATTCCAAGCAATGGTGTGATTAATGTGACAGAAGCCATTGCTTATTTAACCCAACACCCCCTGTTATTGCCTTGGTTGAATGTTGAACAAAATATTAATTTTGTGCAGAAACCGGTTTATCCTTGGAGTAAAAAAAGCCAATTAATCGTCATAAACAGCTGA
- a CDS encoding ATP-binding cassette domain-containing protein: MNRHKQLNQLLKDLELDDAKDKLPNSLSGGMAQRVAIGRTLFLNRKFWVLDEPFSQLDAMTKRKLHRLIKTIVKEYQVTVVLVTHDINEAVQLSGRVIALNSTPIKEPPIVEIEREGLSYQDFEFSELKQQQVKQILDLISE, translated from the coding sequence ATTAATCGTCATAAACAGCTGAATCAATTATTAAAAGATCTCGAGCTTGATGATGCAAAGGATAAATTACCCAATAGTTTATCGGGTGGCATGGCGCAGAGGGTTGCGATTGGGCGAACACTTTTTCTAAATCGCAAGTTTTGGGTGTTAGATGAACCCTTTAGTCAGCTCGATGCGATGACCAAAAGAAAACTTCATCGATTGATAAAAACGATTGTGAAAGAGTACCAAGTGACTGTTGTTTTAGTGACGCATGATATTAATGAAGCGGTACAGCTTTCTGGGCGTGTGATAGCGTTAAACTCGACACCCATTAAGGAGCCTCCCATTGTTGAAATTGAAAGAGAAGGGTTAAGTTATCAAGACTTTGAGTTTAGTGAATTAAAGCAACAACAGGTTAAACAGATTTTAGATCTTATCAGTGAATAA
- a CDS encoding sulfite exporter TauE/SafE family protein, whose protein sequence is MDNVVILVSLIILLGGFTQGLTGFGLALVSVPLLSLVVDAKLAIPVAGIFGWLVTFPVVWKMRQHIQFKTALIVVAGSVPASFIGARLLAVLPSTYILIAMGITLVLSSIQSLRNSKALLNKASTPVSLGAGFTSGVLGASVGEPGPPVIAYTSMMPWTSDQTKSTLVFIFMLQMIGAIAGFWSHGLITEDVTGLVVKAMPAFIIGTSMGMLGYYLLHKFKIDYHKIVHSMLFAIGILLIVKNI, encoded by the coding sequence ATGGATAATGTTGTAATTTTAGTTTCGCTAATTATTTTACTCGGCGGGTTTACACAAGGTTTGACAGGATTTGGACTAGCACTTGTCTCTGTTCCACTACTCTCTTTGGTTGTTGATGCAAAACTAGCCATTCCAGTAGCTGGGATTTTTGGTTGGTTAGTGACCTTTCCAGTTGTTTGGAAAATGCGCCAACATATTCAATTTAAAACAGCTTTAATTGTTGTAGCAGGTTCTGTACCCGCTTCTTTCATTGGTGCAAGACTTCTTGCGGTTCTACCTTCAACTTATATCTTAATTGCAATGGGTATTACATTAGTACTGTCCAGTATTCAATCTTTACGTAATTCAAAGGCGCTTTTGAATAAAGCATCTACACCTGTAAGTTTGGGCGCAGGCTTTACTTCTGGTGTACTAGGTGCAAGTGTTGGGGAACCAGGACCACCAGTTATTGCTTATACATCAATGATGCCTTGGACTTCAGATCAGACGAAATCAACACTAGTTTTCATCTTCATGTTACAAATGATTGGCGCTATTGCTGGATTCTGGAGTCATGGGTTAATTACTGAGGATGTCACGGGGTTAGTTGTCAAAGCAATGCCAGCTTTCATTATTGGAACATCAATGGGAATGCTTGGGTATTACTTACTTCATAAATTTAAAATCGATTATCACAAAATTGTACACAGCATGTTATTCGCAATCGGTATTCTACTTATCGTTAAAAATATCTAA
- a CDS encoding class II fructose-bisphosphate aldolase: MPYVSGNTMIHTAWNNNYSIGAFSAHNAESIKAILVAAQEERAPIMIQVGQKVIQTMGLKPMKDMIDTFMTQENITVPVCIHLDHSRNFDQTMEAVRAGFDSVMFDGSGLPFEDNVRITKTVCDVAHALQIGCEGEIGKIGGTEDDITVDEADAMITTVEEALDFSNRTTVDYLAVSIGTAHGVYKTTPQLNFQRLKEIREAVKKPIVLHGGSGVPDDQIMEAVTCGVAKINVDTELRQAFTKGVQAHWAADSEDFILADSLGAGLEAMKETVKQKIRLFGSAGKA; encoded by the coding sequence ATGCCATACGTATCTGGTAACACAATGATTCACACTGCATGGAACAACAACTACTCAATTGGTGCTTTCAGCGCACACAATGCAGAATCAATCAAAGCTATTTTAGTAGCAGCACAAGAAGAACGTGCTCCTATCATGATTCAAGTTGGCCAAAAAGTTATCCAAACTATGGGTCTTAAGCCAATGAAAGATATGATTGATACTTTCATGACTCAAGAAAATATTACCGTTCCAGTCTGTATTCACCTTGACCACAGCCGTAACTTTGATCAAACAATGGAAGCGGTTCGCGCTGGTTTTGATTCAGTCATGTTTGACGGCTCAGGTCTTCCATTTGAAGATAACGTTCGAATCACTAAAACAGTATGTGACGTTGCACATGCACTACAAATCGGTTGTGAAGGTGAAATCGGTAAGATCGGTGGAACGGAAGATGACATCACTGTTGATGAAGCTGATGCAATGATTACTACCGTTGAAGAAGCATTAGACTTCTCTAACCGTACAACAGTTGACTACCTTGCTGTATCTATCGGTACTGCACACGGCGTTTATAAAACAACACCTCAACTTAACTTCCAGCGTCTAAAAGAGATCCGTGAAGCGGTTAAGAAGCCTATCGTACTTCACGGTGGTTCTGGTGTTCCTGATGACCAAATCATGGAAGCGGTAACGTGTGGTGTTGCTAAGATCAACGTAGATACTGAGCTTCGTCAAGCATTCACTAAAGGCGTTCAAGCACATTGGGCAGCGGATAGCGAAGACTTTATCCTAGCTGACTCTCTAGGTGCTGGACTTGAAGCAATGAAAGAAACTGTTAAGCAAAAGATTCGTCTATTCGGTTCTGCAGGTAAAGCTTAA